GTGAGCTGATGGGCGCTACCAACCCTAAAGAAGCTGCTGCCGGCACCATCCGCGCTGACTTCGCCGAGTCGATCGACGCCAACGCCGTTCACGGTTCGGACTCCGAAGCTGCTGCTGCTCGCGAAATCGCGTACTTCTTCGCTGCTACCGAGGTAACCACTCGCTAAGCGAAAGCTTACGGGTGAGGGTGAATCCATGACGACATCTACTGGCAAAATCAACCTGTTGGGTCTGACCCAGCCGGAAATGGAACAATTCTTCGACTCTATCGGGGAGAAACGCTTCCGTGCCGGCCAGGTGATGAAATGGATTCACCATTTTGGCGTCGATGATTTCGCCGCCATGACCAATGTCGGCAAGGCCTTGCGCGAAAAGCTCGAGGCTGTTGCCGAGATTCGGGCGCCGGAAGTGGTCAGCGAAGACATTTCCGCTGACGGTACCCGCAAGTGGGTGGTCCGCGTTGCCTCCGGCAGCTGCGTCGAAACCGTCTACATCCCTACCGACGACCGCGGCACCCTGTGTGTCTCGTCGCAGGCCGGCTGCGCCCTGGACTGCAGTTTCTGCTCCACCGGCAAGCAAGGCTTCAACAGCAACCTCACCGCCGCCGAAGTGATCGGTCAGGTGTGGCTTGCGAACAAATCCTTCGGCACTGTCCCGGCCAAGATCGACCGCGCGATTACCAACGTGGTGATGATGGGCATGGGCGAGCCGCTGCTCAATTTCGATAATGTCATCGCCGCCATGAAGATCATGATGGATGATCTGGGTTATGGCATTTCCAAGCGCCGCGTCACCCTGTCCACTTCGGGCGTGGTGCCGATGATCGACGAA
The Pseudomonas sp. KU43P genome window above contains:
- the rlmN gene encoding 23S rRNA (adenine(2503)-C(2))-methyltransferase RlmN, whose amino-acid sequence is MTTSTGKINLLGLTQPEMEQFFDSIGEKRFRAGQVMKWIHHFGVDDFAAMTNVGKALREKLEAVAEIRAPEVVSEDISADGTRKWVVRVASGSCVETVYIPTDDRGTLCVSSQAGCALDCSFCSTGKQGFNSNLTAAEVIGQVWLANKSFGTVPAKIDRAITNVVMMGMGEPLLNFDNVIAAMKIMMDDLGYGISKRRVTLSTSGVVPMIDELAKHIDVSLALSLHAPNDELRNQLVPINRKYPLKMLLESCMGYMSTLGGKRVLTVEYTLLKDVNDQPEHAAQMIELLRDIPCKINLIPFNPFPHSGYERPSNNAIRRFQDLLHHGGFNVTTRTTRGEDIDAACGQLVGQVNDRTRRSERYIAVRQLSADAELPDSAARH